One genomic window of Mucilaginibacter sp. SJ includes the following:
- a CDS encoding S8 family peptidase — protein MINNFPLKKLVLVAGLCLPVFTYAQEAPKTKPNWQNLDLKTDSVFGISTEKAYNELLKGKKHVTVLIAVIDGGIDVDHEDLKKVIWNNPKETAANKNDDDKNGYADDMHGWDFIGSAKGDVHYDNLELTRLVRINNARFANVDSTKLTGKDLADFKAYSAMKADMDKQVAKAQQTYTVINKFNTLLDGVLTKLGNQNPSLDDITKFEPKDNGEAYVKRVLVSALPSFKNVAEFREKEVNGGLTHFKEQLDYHLNLNFNSRDTVGDNYNNANERFYGNNDVTGPDADHGTHVAGIIGAIRDNNLGVMGVANDVAIMSVRTVPTGDERDKDVANAIRYAAANGAKVINMSFGKSYSYNKKAVDEAVKFALSKDVLLVHAAGNDNNNTEVELNVPNRIYEDKSGIAGAWIEVGASGPKDDETLKASFSNYGKTSVDVFAPGVAINSTTPKSAYAEHDGTSMAAPVVTGLAALIRSYYPKLTAVQVKEIIMKSVVKISHNVEIKDGETKKEVPFTDLCVTGGVVNAYNALQLAATY, from the coding sequence ATGATAAACAATTTTCCGCTTAAAAAGCTTGTGCTGGTAGCCGGGCTTTGCTTACCTGTGTTCACTTATGCGCAGGAGGCTCCAAAAACTAAACCTAACTGGCAAAACCTTGATCTTAAAACCGATTCTGTATTTGGGATCAGTACCGAAAAAGCATACAACGAACTGTTAAAAGGCAAAAAACACGTTACCGTGCTGATAGCCGTAATTGATGGCGGTATTGATGTTGATCATGAAGACCTAAAAAAGGTGATCTGGAATAACCCGAAAGAAACCGCCGCGAATAAAAACGATGATGATAAAAACGGCTATGCTGATGACATGCACGGCTGGGATTTTATAGGATCGGCCAAGGGAGATGTACATTATGATAACCTGGAGCTAACCCGGCTGGTACGGATCAACAACGCCCGCTTTGCCAATGTTGACAGTACTAAACTTACCGGGAAAGACCTTGCCGATTTTAAAGCATACAGCGCTATGAAAGCCGATATGGATAAGCAGGTTGCCAAAGCACAGCAAACCTATACGGTGATCAATAAATTCAATACCCTGCTTGATGGGGTACTGACCAAGCTGGGCAACCAAAACCCAAGCCTTGATGATATCACCAAATTTGAGCCTAAAGATAATGGCGAGGCCTATGTTAAACGTGTATTGGTAAGCGCCCTGCCTTCGTTTAAAAATGTAGCCGAGTTCAGGGAGAAAGAGGTAAACGGCGGCTTAACTCACTTTAAAGAGCAGTTGGATTATCACCTCAACCTTAATTTCAATTCGAGGGACACCGTGGGCGATAACTATAACAATGCTAATGAGCGTTTTTATGGCAATAATGACGTAACCGGCCCGGATGCTGATCATGGCACCCACGTTGCCGGGATCATTGGAGCGATAAGGGATAACAACCTTGGTGTTATGGGTGTGGCCAATGATGTAGCTATCATGTCGGTACGTACAGTGCCTACCGGCGATGAACGCGATAAGGATGTAGCAAACGCTATTCGTTATGCTGCGGCTAACGGTGCTAAAGTCATCAACATGAGCTTTGGCAAAAGTTACTCGTACAATAAAAAAGCAGTTGACGAGGCAGTAAAATTTGCGTTAAGCAAGGATGTGTTGCTTGTACATGCCGCGGGTAATGACAACAACAACACCGAAGTTGAACTGAACGTCCCTAACCGTATTTATGAAGATAAAAGCGGTATAGCCGGTGCCTGGATAGAAGTTGGCGCGTCGGGCCCTAAAGACGATGAAACGCTGAAAGCATCTTTCTCCAATTATGGCAAAACCAGTGTTGATGTGTTTGCACCGGGTGTGGCCATCAATTCAACCACACCAAAATCAGCCTATGCCGAGCATGATGGTACCAGTATGGCGGCACCGGTTGTAACCGGCCTGGCGGCGCTCATCCGTTCATATTATCCAAAATTAACGGCTGTACAGGTTAAGGAGATCATCATGAAATCGGTAGTGAAAATATCACATAATGTAGAGATTAAAGATGGGGAGACAAAAAAAGAAGTTCCGTTTACCGATCTTTGTGTAACCGGCGGCGTGGTTAATGCTTATAACGCGCTTCAGCTGGCTGCCACTTATTAA
- a CDS encoding tetratricopeptide repeat protein: MTLSRKSIVFWLFILGPLTTCALVPADTSSKKNSVPIAAPGYQISDYASYLKEAITCFRQDSIDKGMMLLSKSIKNITLQKGVTRIMPYQGYEVFSLVKDIADNSNLSPAEKQLGKDFFKLVFTSQPGDKNADKILDGFLKNAPNTVFAKRLKLLTASFKGKSAVGTELNRLLKDSPELISANTMKAEMLFDEHKYRECITYCDQILAVWPQYAHAYQMRAKCYYNLDELDKAVADYNQAIKFFPGYFVLYYDRADCLIDLEKYKEAATDLRLTLQLKPNYSWTYYNLTRCYRNMDMPDSALYFINQHINQNTDDGDGYNLKGDIYCDRNEYETAISLYTQAINLEPDRRTFYVDRGDAYYYADKLDDAIKDLQKAISIDKSYPFPYDRIGDCYYQKKQYETAITYHQKAVKADPTYKYAYVGLNLSYTQSGNYLAAIDAAKKAIAIDSTYANALGNLGWSCYCAGKFDDCIKYSYKALKYQDDATYAMFNIALATLAKGETGKAKQLYTGFIKTCKEKNYEIRDGATDDLRELIRKKVYVEESKFIIEHIFEQKVE; encoded by the coding sequence ATGACCTTATCCCGCAAATCAATTGTTTTTTGGCTCTTTATTTTAGGCCCTTTAACCACCTGTGCTTTAGTACCGGCGGATACTTCCAGTAAAAAAAATTCCGTACCAATAGCTGCACCTGGTTACCAGATCAGCGACTATGCATCCTATTTAAAAGAGGCTATCACCTGTTTCAGGCAAGACAGCATTGATAAAGGAATGATGTTACTATCCAAAAGCATTAAAAACATCACCTTACAAAAAGGTGTAACGCGGATCATGCCCTATCAGGGTTATGAAGTTTTTAGCCTTGTTAAGGATATTGCCGATAATAGCAATCTTTCGCCTGCGGAAAAACAACTGGGGAAAGATTTTTTTAAACTGGTATTCACATCACAGCCCGGTGATAAAAATGCCGATAAAATTTTAGACGGCTTTTTAAAAAATGCTCCTAATACCGTTTTTGCTAAACGATTAAAATTACTTACCGCGTCATTTAAAGGAAAATCGGCTGTGGGCACTGAATTGAACCGGTTGCTAAAAGACAGTCCGGAATTGATTTCGGCCAACACAATGAAAGCAGAAATGCTGTTTGATGAGCATAAATACCGGGAATGTATAACGTATTGTGATCAAATATTGGCGGTATGGCCACAGTATGCCCATGCATACCAGATGCGGGCTAAGTGCTATTATAATCTTGATGAGCTTGACAAGGCGGTAGCTGATTACAACCAGGCCATTAAATTTTTCCCGGGCTATTTTGTACTTTATTATGACCGGGCCGACTGTCTGATCGACCTTGAAAAATATAAGGAAGCAGCAACTGATCTGCGATTGACGTTACAGTTAAAGCCCAATTATAGTTGGACTTACTACAACCTCACCCGGTGCTACAGAAATATGGATATGCCTGATAGCGCCCTTTATTTTATCAATCAGCATATCAACCAAAACACCGACGATGGTGATGGTTATAACCTGAAAGGCGATATTTACTGCGACAGAAACGAATACGAAACAGCTATTAGTCTTTACACACAGGCCATCAACCTGGAACCCGACCGACGGACTTTTTATGTTGATCGCGGCGACGCTTATTATTACGCAGATAAATTGGATGATGCCATAAAAGATCTCCAAAAAGCTATCAGCATTGATAAATCATATCCTTTTCCATACGACAGGATAGGCGACTGCTACTATCAGAAAAAGCAATATGAAACAGCCATAACTTATCATCAGAAAGCAGTAAAGGCCGACCCGACCTATAAATACGCCTACGTAGGGCTCAATTTAAGCTATACGCAATCGGGTAACTACCTGGCAGCTATTGATGCCGCCAAAAAAGCAATAGCTATTGACAGCACTTATGCCAATGCCTTGGGTAACCTGGGGTGGTCATGTTATTGCGCTGGTAAGTTTGATGACTGTATAAAATATTCTTACAAGGCGCTGAAATACCAGGATGACGCCACTTACGCCATGTTTAATATTGCGCTTGCCACACTTGCAAAAGGCGAAACAGGCAAAGCGAAACAATTATATACAGGTTTTATAAAAACCTGCAAAGAAAAGAACTATGAGATAAGGGATGGTGCCACCGACGATTTACGGGAACTGATCAGGAAAAAAGTATATGTAGAAGAATCAAAATTTATAATTGAACATATTTTTGAGCAAAAAGTAGAGTGA